One Pseudorasbora parva isolate DD20220531a chromosome 4, ASM2467924v1, whole genome shotgun sequence genomic region harbors:
- the abcb6a gene encoding ATP-binding cassette sub-family B member 6: MVGMKSYCESGVSMQHVWVEGGLTLCFYFTLVPSVLLTLFFLFGTFLCVCYSRYGTDMEPKFIPRSRLYRLQVGLSVLLVLQAVGWMVFRIARSGELPGYVVLYGCLSVLGWLWAVALLRLERRRVLVRDRTRGHSSVLLMYWAVAFAAENLAFVSWMSPQWWWTLETSDQQIEFAFWLVRYFSSGLLFLLGLKAPGLPRRPYMLLVNEDERDVEHTAPLLGNSDENQSTWKDFGKKVRLLVPYMWPKGNIVLQLLVLLCLGMLGLERVINVFVPIYYKNIVNQLTDGSSWKTLATTVCIYGLLKFLQGGGAGASGFVSNMRSFLWIRVQQYTNRVVQVRLFAHLHSLSLRWHLGRRTGDVLRSIDRGTSSINSLLSYIVFSIFPTIADIVIAIIYFISNFNAWFGLIVFVCMALYLTLTIVITEWRTKYRRDMNTQDNNAKSKAVDSLLNFETVKYYNAERYEASRFEDAILKYQVSEWKTNASLAFLNQTQNLIIGLGLLTGSLLCAYFVTEGKFQVGDYVLFGTYIIQLYTPLNWFGTYYRMIQNSFIDMESMFKLFTEEEEVKDDVNAGNLYFRQGKVEFENVFFSYTQGKEILKDVSFTVLPGQTVALVGQSGSGKSTIIRLLFRFYDVQGGCIKIDSQDISKVKQSSLRAHIGVVPQDTVLFNDNIRDNIRYGRVAATDQEVEEAAIAADIHDKIITFPDGYDTQVGERGLKLSGGEKQRVAIARTILKAPQIILLDEATSALDTQTERNIQASLAKVCANRTTVVVAHRLSTVIGADMILVLRDGQIVERGRHEELLAKGGLYSDMWQKQQQVQDSDSASDSETKDRKSEKLQPQPSTTGHKGH, encoded by the exons ATGGTGGGGATGAAGAGTTACTGTGAATCTGGCGTCTCCATGCAGCATGTCTGGGTGGAGGGAGGTCTGACTCTCTGCTTCTACTTCACCCTGGTGCCGTCCGTCCTCCTCACCCTCTTCTTCCTCTTCGGCACATTCCTGTGTGTTTGCTACAGCCGTTACGGCACAGACATGGAGCCCAAGTTCATCCCTCGCTCTCGACTCTACCGGCTCCAGGTGGGCCTGTCCGTGCTGCTTGTCCTGCAGGCTGTGGGCTGGATGGTGTTCCGGATCGCTCGGAGCGGAGAGCTTCCGGGATACGTGGTTCTGTACGGCTGTCTCTCTGTGCTGGGCTGGCTTTGGGCCGTGGCTCTGCTGCGTCTGGAGAGAAGGAGGGTTTTGGTGAGGGACAGAACCAGAGGACACAGTTCGGTTCTGTTGATGTATTGGGCCGTTGCTTTCGCGGCTGAAAACCTGGCGTTTGTGTCGTGGATGAGCCCTCAGTGGTGGTGGACTCTGGAGACGTCTGATCAACAG ATTGAGTTTGCTTTCTGGCTGGTGCGGTACTTCAGCTCAGGTTTGCTGTTCCTGTTAGGCCTCAAAGCTCCAGGGCTGCCACGCCGTCCATACATGCTTCTGGTCAATGAAGATGAGCGAGATGTTGAGCACACAGCA CCTCTCTTGGGTAATTCTGATGAGAATCAGTCTACGTGGAAAGACTTTGGGAAGAAGGTGCGCCTGTTGGTGCCGTACATGTGGCCTAAAGGCAATATCGTCCTTCAGCTGCTGGTTCTGCTGTGTCTCGGGATGCTGGGATTGGAACGCGTCATCAATGTGTTTGTGCCCATCTACTACAAGAATATAG tgaACCAGCTGACTGACGGGAGCTCTTGGAAAACTCTGGCGACTACAGTGTGTATTTACGGGCTCTTGAAGTTCCTGCAGGGTGGTGGAGCTG GTGCGTCTGGGTTTGTGAGTAACATGCGCTCATTCCTGTGGATTCGAGTGCAGCAGTACACTAACCGTGTGGTCCAGGTGCGTCTCTTCGCTCACCTGCACTCTCTGTCTCTGCGCTGGCACCTGGGCCGCCGCACTGGAGACGTCCTGAGAAGCATCGACAGAGGAACCTCCTCCATCAACAGCCTGCTGAG CTACATCGTGTTCAGCATCTTCCCCACCATCGCTGACATTGTCATTGCCATTATCTATTTTATATCCAATTTCAATGCCTGGTTTGGCCTCATAGTCTTCGTTTGTATGGCCCTCTACCTCA CTCTCACCATCGTTATCACTGAATGGAGAACCAAATACAGACGAGATATGAACACACAAGATAACAATGCCAAATCGAAAGCTGTGGACTCTTTATTGAACTTTGAGACG gtgaaatattacaatgcaGAGCGTTATGAAGCGAGTCGCTTTGAGGATGCCATCCTGAAATATCAG GTATCGGAATGGAAGACCAACGCCTCTCTGGCGTTTTTAAATCAAACGCAGAACCTCATCATCGGTTTGGGTCTTCTGACCGGATCTCTGCTCTGTGCGTACTTTGTGACAGAGGGAAAGTTTCAG GTTGGAGATTATGTGCTGTTTGGAACATACATCATCCAGCTCTACACTCCGCTCAACTGGTTTGGAACATATTACAG AATGATCCAGAACTCCTTCATCGATATGGAAAGCATGTTCAAGCTCTTCACTGAGGAAGAGGAA GTGAAGGATGATGTCAATGCAGGAAACCTTTACTTCAGACAGGGAAAAGTAGAATTTGAGAATGTCTTTTTCAGCTACACGCAGGG CAAGGAAATTCTAAAAGACGTCTCTTTTACCGTACTTCCCGGACAGACCGTCGCACTT GTGGGACAGTCTGGGTCAGGAAAGAGCACCATCATCCGTCTGCTTTTCCGTTTCTATGACGTTCAGGGCGGGTGTATAAAAATAGACAGTCAAGACATCTCAAAG GTGAAGCAGTCCTCTCTGCGCGCTCACATTGGCGTCGTCCCTCAGGACACCGTCCTGTTTAATGACAACATTCGGGATAACATCCGCTACGGTCGAGTTGCTGCTACGGACCAGGAGGTGGAGGAGGCTGCGATTGCTGCTGACATCCATGACAAAATCATAACTTTCCCGGATG GCTATGACACTCAGGTGGGTGAGAGGGGGCTGAAGTTGAGTGGAGGAGAGAAGCAGAGGGTCGCCATCGCCCGCACCATCCTTAAAGCGCCGCAGATCATCCTCCTCGATGAG GCCACGTCTGCTCTAGACACACAGACTGAGCGAAATATTCAGGCATCGCTGGCTAAAGTCTGCGCCAACAGAACCACCGTCGTGGTGGCACACAG ATTGTCGACTGTCATTGGAGCCGACATGATTCTTGTACTGCGTGATGGGCAGATTGTGGAGAGGGGAAG GCATGAGGAGCTGTTGGCGAAGGGAGGGCTGTACTCTGATATGTGGCAGAAACAGCAGCAGGTGCAGGATTCAGACTCGGCCTCTGACAGCGAGACTAAAGACAGGAAGTCAGAGAAACTACAGCCACAACCATCCACTACAGGACACAAGGGACACTAG
- the cnppd1 gene encoding protein CNPPD1, whose amino-acid sequence MDFGDLFDERTFTFSDFQEFTFLPRHEHWSERVRKRLYYGLDSDSPLDALSCPMTDIAVELLQKSAPSPIRKLHKKYAAHVAREACISPCAMMLALIYIERLRHRNPEYLQQISSSDLFLISMMVASKYLYDEGEEEEVFNDEWGTAAKLDVQTVNTLEMNFLNAIDWNLFTEPSDFFKVLSQVETSIAERQGMKRGWFTYTDLCVLLEQTNWREALSAIYQHFTKITCMLGLLYLTSVAGLIASSAVIHQLSRLPNTSHTYLDPIKHTFIQTPALLPDLLQDMPRPNSNLHCCVLTNDSSKLQPTVVPEQQGSTSSSYQNMVLCLWGSILSTLSYSNPSPDIQPQDCLVSEVICRGHTGGFPQFAIARNGSMTLSSPWYARLTAHWLGLGQFSIGLMFPEPHVSSMPPFQRHPCCPETTLPFGKSPSLLMPG is encoded by the exons ATGGATTTTGGCGATTTGTTTGATGAGCGGACGTTCACCTTTTCGGACTTTCAAGAGTTTACG TTCCTGCCAAGACATGAGCATTGGTCAGAGAGAGTGAGAAAACGACTGTATTATGGTCTTGACTCTGACAGCCCGTTGGATGCTTTATCTTGTCCCATGACAG ATATTGCTGTGGAACTGCTTCAGAAATCTGCCCCAAGTCCCATTAGGAAACTCCACAAGAAATACGCTGCACATGTGGCCAG AGAAGCATGTATATCTCCTTGCGCTATGATGTTGGCCTTGATATATATCGAAAGACTACGACACAGAAACCCCGAATACCTGCAACAGATCTCATCCTCAGACCTCTTTTTGATATCCATG ATGGTTGCCAGTAAATATTTGTATGACGAAGGAGAAGAGGAGGAGGTTTTCAACGATGAATGGGGCACTGCGGCCAAACTGGATGTTCAGACTGTCAACACTCTGGAGATGAATTTCCTCAATGCGATT GACTGGAACCTCTTCACCGAGCCCAGTGACTTCTTTAAAGTCCTCAGTCAGGTGGAAACCAG CATTGCGGAGCGACAAGGTATGAAGCGAGGCTGGTTCACCTACACGGATCTCTGCGTCCTGTTGGAGCAAACCAATTGGAGGGAAGCCCTATCGGCTATCTACCAGCACTTTACCAAG ATAACCTGTATGTTGGGTCTCCTGTACTTGACTAGCGTAGCCGGTCTCATCGCCTCTTCCGCTGTCATCCACCAGCTCAGCCGTCTTCCCAATACCAGCCACACTTACTTGGACCCGATTAAGCACacattcattcagacaccagcACTCCTTCCTGACCTCTTGCAGGACATGCCTCGGCCAAACTCAAACCTCCATTGCTGTGTCCTGACCAACGACAGCTCGAAGCTGCAGCCCACCGTTGTGCCAGAACAGCAGGGTTCTACCTCTTCGTCCTATCAGAACATGGTGCTCTGTCTGTGGGGCTCCATCCTCTCTACTCTCTCCTACTCAAACCCATCGCCGGACATCCAACCACAAGACTGTTTGGTATCCGAAGTGATCTGTCGCGGTCACACGGGTGGTTTCCCCCAATTTGCAATAGCACGCAATGGCTCGATGACACTCTCCTCTCCATGGTATGCTCGTCTCACGGCACATTGGCTTGGGTTAGGTCAGTTTAGCATAGGCCTAATGTTTCCAGAGCCCCACGTTAGCTCTATGCCACCATTTCAAAGACACCCATGTTGCCCAGAGACTACTTTACCATTTGGGAAATCGCCATCTCTTTTAATGCCCGGTTAG